The DNA region TGGgccaaatacaaaaaaacaaaaacaaacagactggATAAGTCTAAGTCATAAAATCTGCTCCAAGACAATGGAAACtcatctctcttcatccctGGTTAGTATGTTGAAGCTGCAGCTGGTCGTCCTCGGAGCTCTCAGCTTCCTCTGTAAGTGCTGTAGGAGAACCGACTCATCAGCAGAGGGAGGTGGAACCTCTGTTCAGGGTCACTGATGGTAAACACAAcctggaaagacacacacacacacacacacacacacacacatacacacacacacacacacacacacacacacacacacaaagtcagcaacacaaatataaactgATATCTAATAAATTATTGTGATTTTAGTTGATGTTTAAATGATTATTTGACTTCAGTTTTGGTTCTTAATGAAAATCTTACCATGGTGTCACAATTGCCTGGCAGTGATTGTGATAACACATTACTGTTGTCAAAACTGATGAAGGATATTTAATTTCCAACTAAAGCATGCTCAAGCAGTGACCCTGaggattttgtgttttgtgtgatttaGCGACATCTTGTGGTCACATTGAAAGTGTTTCATAAGCAGCTGTTGTGAGTCGGCAGGACACTTTAAAGGATAcagctgctgatgtttgttgaaaactacagtgcccaaaACAAATAGTCTTTTCACAGGATTGGTTTACTTATAGctataaaataacaataacaatatacaagaataaaaataatttataccTTAAGAACCTACTCTTCAATTAATTcctaaaaaaaggaaaatcctgAACAAACCAGCCTGGTTAAACCAGGAATGAATCTGGTGTTTTATTCAGATGATAATCCATCAGTGATACACGTCCAAATACGATGAACAACGgtttaattatttaaaacatattGTGTATGTAAGTGATGATGAATACAGCGTTCTGAACACTGAAGCTCACCTCTACAAATGGATAAAAGGAGGTCTGCCCCAGGTTCTCCCAGTATGAACCCGTCTCAAAGCGCAGCTTGTACATGCCGGCAGTGAAAGCTTCTCGGCTGACGAGTCCTGGGCAGCGGCCATCTTCATTTGTTGTCCTACAAATCATTAAACTGCTGAGTTGCAACTTTTCATTAAAGCTCAGAAGGATTCTGACTGTTTTAAACTATTAACTTCAATCTCTATACTCTACTTTTCTCTCATCATCTCATCATTCTTGTTCTTCTCTGACAAAGAATACGTTGTCATGCAGGCTgatcacacatttttaatatcaAAAATCTGTATCTTCTTCTCAGGTTTTGTCACAATTGGGCCTGTggtaataaaaatatttaatatgacTTAAAACCCGACACAATCATCCTCATCAGGCCACCCTGCGATACTTTATAAAGACAAACTTTGGTGTCAGAGTTATTCCCCTGACCAGGAAAGGTAACTCGATTTGTAGCAAGAATTGTGCAAATAAAAACCAACACGGTTGAATGTTGGTCCAGTTACTATAATGACTCAAAGAAAACTAAAACTgcattgaagtgaatgagaaaaCCCCCCAGACTTCTCTCTAGAAATACAAAGTCaatatattttaagttttatgaatagttttcagaaaatatttatagttaagaaaaaaaattcatattatataaaaacaaagaaaaagctaATTTACAAAATCACAGATTCTGACTGTTTCCTTTGCTGAAGCTTCAGCAGTGCAATGCAGTATTTTGTCCGCAGGTTCGAACCCTACCCGACACTCAGCAGGTTCCAGATCATCATCTTGGTGTCGAGTCGGTGCAGGCTGACGGCCATCCTGGCTGCCGGGACGCCGTCTCCTGTGTTCAGCACGTGAGTGGTCAGAGGGCAGGAACCCGCTGCCATGATCTGCTGGACAGGTGTGGACAGGCCAACTTTACCTGTGGGACCTTCAGTTGCATTTACAGTCTCAATGGGCTTCATGATATGGagcaataaatgaaaacactgatgaagcCACATTTGGTAAGTGCCACCAGACAGGAGAGTGAGGCAACAGCTGCTCATGAAGAAGTTTCAGTTCAATTAACAACTTTGATTAAAgtatattcacttttttttaagtataaTTAAGTTGTCAATGACCCCTAAACTCCCTGAAAATGTGGCTTTAAATTTTAAGTATTTCTCTACAACATTAAAAATTCATGACTAAAAGGCAGTaatcataatttaaaaaacaaaacatctgataCAAGTTTATCTGAGTTTAAAAGTCAAAAGCTCAGCTAACCTGCTTCTTCAGGATTCTATGGGTGTGGTCTGATAACATTTGAATGATAGTAAACAAAAAACCCACCAACTGTCACCACATTTTGAGTTAAAATTTGCTAAATCCTGACTGGTGCACGGAAGTAAGTGACACTTTCGCCAACTGAGTCCCGCCCTCCTCAAACCGGTGCTTGCTCGCTGAGCTGTCACCGGTCTCTGCGTCTAATGTTCGAACTGAATGAACATAGTGAACGTCCTGCAAATATCAAATTTATCAAATatcagaaatatgtttttgggTAAATCTGTGGCATGCAATGGGCCATGCTTCATTTTGAACCTGGATCATCTGGCTTACTGTAGACAGTCACATCATCAACATATATCTAAATGTATATCTAGCCATGATCAAGCAGTTCTCATAGGGCAAACTGAGCTCACAAATGTGGTCTGGCATAACTATTACAATTTTTAGATCATTACCCAGAATTCCAGTGAACATAGATGTGGCAAATATAGCAGGTAAGAGTACCTAGTTCAGTCCAGAGTAATGTGAAACACTGCATATAAAGAACCAGTAGCACAACCAGAATAATTGTctttcttgtcaaaacctggcgcctacattacccaaaATGCAACTCCACTGCAGACAGTTCGGTCAAAGATTGGGGTGTGTTATactagtagcggctaatgtagcctggagcctccagcctgcagcagagatgagcagcggcttgcagaggtctggtcagctcacttctttctaactccacgccaacagattgttttcattttcaaacttgtagtcttcaaccgacgctgactcaagtgacatcacttgaggacatttatcagacttcacacagcgtCAGTGTGAAACCCAGAAACCTTGTGTCTTCAGTGTAGTAGTAGTTTCAGTGTAGTTTGTTGGAAGCCTTACCTCTGCGTGAATGcgcctctctgctgcagcaagTTCACTCAGTTCCCAAAACTCCTCCAACCAGTTGTACCATCACAAAACACGCCCACTGCTCAGAGCCACttacccagcatgcactgcaaACAGACCTGGTGTCAAAGGTTGTCCTGGCTCCAATGAATCATTAAAAGAGAGTGCAGCTTCCCTTCAGTCAACAATGTGatccagtgtttgtttgtgattaaACTGTTCATACATGATAAGGTTCCactgatttaattaaaacactgacaatATAATGTTATATACAGCCTGAGTGGAAAGCTTTGCTTTAATTATAGTCCTCATCTGATTTAACTTTTTATTGTAGCATAATTGTTGCCGTTTCaatattcatttgtgttttgactttatgAAACTTCTGCGTATTATTTGCTtgtttatctttatattttctcatatatttaaaacatatgTTGATCATGAGGCATTCTCTGTAGAGACTGtctcaaaatgtgaatttgttcTTAAAGTGACAGACTTCTGACTGCCAGTATTAACTGTGGTGGACTATTCTTTTAGCTCAGTGAGGTTTTCAAGATCAACACAGTTAAGAGTCAAGTTTCATAACATTTCACAACAGTGAGCGGGAGGAAAATTGTggatttaaaaggaatagtttgacatcaTGAGAACCATTTTGAGAATATAACATCTTCGataagttagatgagaaggccGATACCACACTCATGTTTGTCCAGTATATATAAGGGTGCAGCCAgcagcacaaaaactggaaacaggagggAAAAGGAATTAAAGACACTACTATCAAACCTGACCTTGACCTCTGGTCtccctgtggaggaggagaagaggaagaactgTTGGCGTCCATGGagcaaaaaaacagaatattacTTTTAATACTGAATTAAACCATAATACTATAGTAATTTCAattactacacacacaaatagagaatcatattattattacacacacaaagctccAACCACACATCTATTTTATGAAAAATACCTTTACTACACTTACACTGAAATTGATCACATTTAGCACtaaggacaaacacaaaagcaccaACAGCAGAAACTACAGTGAAGCCAAATGAAATGATTGTGTCTGCAGTTACAGGATTtcttattaaaacatttttagtatAATTTTTTAGAGAGTTTGAAATGATGTTCAAGTATAAAGTCACATAAATATTTTCAAGAGTCATTTTTAAACCGacaaatattttacatgaaCGCTCGAAACGTATTTACAGTCAGTCACAGTTGTCCATGTTGTCCAGCAGGGTAAACATGCCAAAGGAAAAGGCAAATGTGTTTGACTTGACAACAGTTTGGTGGCTTTGCTCTCCGTTAAAACCAGTCAACCAAAATCTGGAGAAACATACTTTATGTCATAAGTTGCGAGTAAGTATGACGGAGGCAGCACgactgaaaacaggaagtagtgtaACCATTGTGGCTGAAAGACATGGcgtaaacacacaaatgaggATGGGTGGCATCAACAACGTTCacattcgtcctctggggagcatgaatatTCATAccaaagttcatggcaatctgtCCAATAGTTTTCAAGATAACCCAGAATATTTTAGACGACGGTAGGGTGGATTGTttctacttttacatttaaatctgaTGGCCTCAGTTCAGTCGTCAGCTGATAACAACTCTTCAACTCTGATCATTCTTCCGGGAGTAGAGTTCATTGATTGAACTGGGAATAAAACTTGAGCCTAGACTACAACCTAATGTTAGCCTGCATCCAGCTGTTTAGGCTGCTAGCCTGAACGGTTTGTTTTTACCTGCCAAAGTGATCTATAAGCTGTACTGACCCAAACAACTTTCTCTGTCAAACTGACCCATTAGCTAACCTGCGCCAACTGTTTCTGCAGTTAAACTGTTCCGTTAGcttacaacaaaatgttttagctACTGAAGTGTTGGCTAACCTGAACAAAACTGTTATTTCTACTAAAGTAAATCATTAGGAAACCCTGTACCACGCTGTAAGCTAACTTTTACAAAACGGATTTAGCTGCTAAAGGAATCGCTTAGCTAAACTCCACAGCAAATTAGTGAGCTAACCTGAACCAAACAGTATAAAGCTAGCTAACTGCCAGCTATACTGTATACTTCATGCGACCAACGGGTGGAAATATCACATTCACTCAtgttgtacatatatatatatatatatagagagagagagaaatgttgtatgtatatataagcGTTTCAAGgtgaaaaaatgtaatcttCCCATTTATATTCCCTTAATGTAAATTGTATTCAGAGTTAATGCTCATTTCAGGAAATTTCCAGAGTCTATATATCACATTAACTGATTTCCTGAGTGAATTAAACTGTAATTCACCCAGAGAGTCATAAAACCGTGCTCACTGAGCCTTTAACACAGACCCATAATGTGGTCTTGTACACATCTGGTTACACATAATGACAACacataaatgattaaaataaactgtgtgataaggagctgccagctgctgccactgactttattaacattaatcAGAGTGGAGTCCAACATGGGAAGGTTAGGGAGATAAATGGGGCCAATATTACCTTTTTTagtgaataaaatatttttttttcaatcaggATATAGagttatatataatataatataatataatataatataatataaaaactaaaagagcagaggagaacaaAAAATATGCCACACATAGGTCCTTAATTATAAGCTTTTTTTGTTAGGTGCACTATTGATGTTATGATGTTGAATTATTCTTGATTGAGATCAAGAGAGaccaaaatataataaaataatataaaactctAAATAATATAGAGTtctgaaaacactgtaaatgaaaTCAATGGCTGCCTGAAATGTAAGAAATGATCTAAAAACTATGCAAAACCGCCAGTTTGGTGctttataaaaacacagaagtttAGCTATATTGTCCAGATGTACCAGGAACACATTAGGGATTTGTGGACTGGAAATCAGAACTGGAGATGATGCAACAGAATAAAAACCAAGCTGACAGTAACGGACAGATTCAGGAGTGGGCGAGAGAGTCAGTCCAATGCAGTTCATGTTGCCAACACCTCCTTGAAGCATCTCTCATCCCAGCTGCTACCCATCCCAGCTTCTGTTTCTGGAAGGATCTGGAAagagaacaggagaggagtctgAAACAAGTTGTTTGTGAATCTCCTGCACACAAAGACtaagaaatattaaaattcATCAGGTAGGCAATCATGTCAGAGCCCTTACATCAGtacaaactgacattttaacaaCAGAATCTACCTGCGTTCGTTAAGCAAAGACCACCAGATATGCATTTCAAAAATCCTATCAGGGAGCATTTGGGTTTATGGCtaaaaatttaattatttatccCGTCAAGCAAGTGAGTTTAACCAAAAGGTTCTGATGTTTTCTTGTCTAAAGAGAAAGAGCTCAGTGGGAAAGATCTGGCTTCATTGCAGCATTGGATACTTAATGGACAAACGCCCACCTGATCTAATTAACTTCAAATTGTGTAAACAGTACTTTACATTAGTGCAGATTGTTTTCCAAAGCATACCATCAGCTTTTTACCTCCAAGCAGCTTTTGGATTTAGTCCATTTCACTAATCTATGAGGAGCAACTTGAAACATGCTGCAGATTGTTCATTCTTTACAGTAAACAGTTTGTcgtgtttatttttgttaaaattaTGTTATTGTCACATTGTAATACAGATTGTGAGCGAGGACTGTCTTGAAAGAGTGCTGTTGGGGCACTTTAGGACACTTCCACACCTGAAAGTCAGCTGCTGATCAGCAACCTTTTTAATGCttgatacaaaaaaataaatctcataCTGTACGTCCAAACTAAaccgccgctgaaaatagtccccaacaaatgcagtatttcCTACTGTTTGAGTACTGTTTGCTAAAAACCAGCTGTTTCAAGAATGATTTTTTACACATGACAGATGTAAAGTCTAACATCTGCTCTAGCAACTCTGTGATACTGTACTTGCacacagaggtgctttgagctaaatgctaacatcaccatgctaacatgctcaaaataaaaatgctaacatgctgatgtttagaaggtaatgttcaccatgttcaaaatcttagcttagcatgtgtGCGTGATaactgctaattagcactaagcacaaagtacagctgaggctgatgggggttcgttttgcaggtatttggtttcACGACAATCCaccaaatagttgttgagatatttcagacttAACCAGTCGTCCTCATGTTGGCAcaagaggaaaggtcaggggatcaaccAAAGGCTATTATTGTATGAGCATCATGAATGTTTGCTCAAAATGTTGTGTCCATTTAACAGTTgccaagatatttcagtctggaccaaagtggtggaccgaccaaccaaCCAACACTGTCATCCATAGCGCTGTGCCGCCAGTGTGGCGGTTGGGGGCATTGTGTGTGACcatgtgaaaaatataaaatataacaccTGCCTCATCCTTTAATGGGCTAAACCATCTAAAACCACCGGTCTGGTTCTTTAAAGAGTCTCAGTGTGAGAGTGCATCAGATGGATGCAGGCCCCCCACCACACTGTCTATAATAAACACACTTCTAGATCTTCAGAGTCTGGTATACTGAAGATTTattgaagaataaaacagagTAGAATAAATGGAGCTGGTCCTGGGAGCCGCTGAacttgctctgtgtgtgtgcgtcttcgCTCTACCTGTTGTGGTCCTTAAAACAAGTGTCCACCTCTTGGTtacattctgtattttctgacaCCAATGTTTCTGTTATGTCCAGGGATTTTCCATCTAATATGCCCATTTCCCGAACATTCCCACTCATGCAGAGTTTTCTGCTCCAGCGCTTGCTGACACTCCCAGATTCAGACAGTATAATTTGTATCGCGTTTGATTCAGAATAAACAGCGGACTTACTGATACATCAGTGTCTTATCTAACATTCAAGGCCTTCATCGTATACACTGTGTACCCAACAACTCATTCACCGTTGTGTGTTCAGCTTATAACAagaatcattaaaaaaatgaaggtTTAATCATTTCTAAAGATCATTTCACATCTTAGTGCATAGCAAACAAAATGTCCCAGACATACCTGAGCTGCAGCATCACAGATCATCCTCCAGGTCAGACTGATGCTGCTTTATCTGGAAAAACAGAGGACGTAGCTCTTAACgagacagtgaaaacacactgcagttaGCCCTCATTAACACAGCCTTCCCCCTTCTCTTCCTTAT from Enoplosus armatus isolate fEnoArm2 chromosome 6, fEnoArm2.hap1, whole genome shotgun sequence includes:
- the LOC139286988 gene encoding 5-hydroxyisourate hydrolase-like, which gives rise to MAAGSCPLTTHVLNTGDGVPAARMAVSLHRLDTKMMIWNLLSVGTTNEDGRCPGLVSREAFTAGMYKLRFETGSYWENLGQTSFYPFVEVVFTISDPEQRFHLPLLMSRFSYSTYRGS